Proteins from a single region of Thermococcus sp. CX2:
- the gatD gene encoding Glu-tRNA(Gln) amidotransferase subunit GatD — translation MRKVERFMKEKGLNVGDYVRIIEKENGNESVYEGIVMSPYELSSGETLTLKLDNGYNIGILVDQIASVEIIEKAKPKEEIQFEEVFPKKPDLPNVAILGTGGTIASRIDYKTGAVHPAFTAEELAKAVPEIFEIANITPKLLMNILSEDMKPKYWIKIAHEVAGMLNNGEDGVVIAHGTDTMAYTASALSFMLRDLGKPVILVGAQRSSDRPSSDAAMNLICSVRMATADFGEVAVVMHGETSDSYCLAHRGTKVRKMHTSRRDAFRSINDIPIAKIMADGKIEFLRKDYRRRTESEVWVDDEMEEKVALVKAFPGMATEIIDFFVDKGYKGIVIEGTGLGHVPTYVIDSIQRATEEGVTVCMTSQCLYGRVNLNVYSTGRRLLKAGVIPCEDILPETAYVKLMWVLGHTNDPKEVREMMLTSYAGEITPYTRFDTFLR, via the coding sequence ATGCGCAAAGTCGAGCGGTTCATGAAAGAAAAAGGCCTCAACGTTGGGGATTACGTCAGAATAATTGAAAAGGAAAACGGAAACGAGAGCGTCTATGAGGGCATCGTGATGAGTCCCTACGAACTCTCCAGCGGCGAGACACTTACGCTCAAGCTCGACAACGGCTACAACATCGGAATTCTCGTTGACCAGATAGCCTCCGTCGAAATAATTGAGAAGGCCAAGCCCAAAGAGGAAATCCAGTTCGAGGAAGTGTTTCCCAAAAAGCCAGACCTGCCGAACGTTGCCATTCTCGGAACGGGGGGAACCATAGCGAGCAGGATAGACTACAAGACTGGTGCAGTTCACCCGGCCTTTACAGCAGAGGAGCTCGCAAAGGCGGTTCCAGAAATCTTCGAAATAGCCAACATCACGCCAAAGCTTCTCATGAACATACTCAGCGAGGACATGAAGCCCAAGTACTGGATTAAGATAGCCCACGAGGTCGCAGGGATGCTGAACAACGGAGAGGATGGAGTGGTCATCGCCCATGGAACAGATACGATGGCCTACACTGCCTCGGCGTTGAGCTTCATGCTCCGCGACCTTGGAAAGCCCGTTATTCTCGTAGGTGCTCAAAGAAGCAGTGACAGGCCGAGCAGTGACGCTGCCATGAACCTCATCTGCTCGGTCAGAATGGCCACCGCAGACTTCGGCGAGGTGGCCGTGGTCATGCACGGCGAGACTTCTGACAGCTACTGCCTCGCCCACCGCGGAACGAAGGTCAGGAAGATGCACACCAGCAGGAGAGATGCGTTCAGGAGCATAAATGACATCCCAATAGCCAAGATAATGGCCGATGGAAAAATCGAGTTCCTCAGGAAGGACTACAGGAGGAGAACCGAGAGCGAGGTCTGGGTAGATGACGAGATGGAGGAGAAAGTGGCCCTCGTCAAAGCATTTCCCGGAATGGCAACGGAGATAATAGACTTCTTTGTTGATAAAGGCTACAAGGGCATCGTAATAGAGGGAACAGGCCTCGGCCACGTGCCAACCTACGTCATTGACTCCATCCAGCGCGCCACGGAGGAAGGTGTCACCGTTTGCATGACGAGCCAGTGCCTCTACGGAAGGGTGAACCTCAACGTCTACTCCACGGGAAGGAGGCTCCTCAAAGCTGGAGTCATCCCGTGTGAGGACATACTTCCAGAGACGGCTTACGTTAAGCTCATGTGGGTTCTCGGCCACACCAACGATCCAAAGGAAGTCAGGGAGATGATGCTGACCAGCTACGCGGGCGAGATAACCCCCTACACGAGGTTTGACACGTTCCTGAGGTGA
- a CDS encoding transcriptional regulator, with translation MMTRRQRIIKLLEERDYSPSELAMALELRGRGAKKLILEDLKAIQKVLKREGKVLLIKPAECRKCGFVFRPEINIPSRCPRCKSEWIEEPRFKIAPK, from the coding sequence ATGATGACTCGCAGGCAACGGATAATAAAACTTTTGGAGGAGCGGGACTACTCACCGAGCGAGTTAGCCATGGCTTTGGAGCTCCGAGGAAGGGGGGCGAAGAAATTAATCCTCGAAGACCTCAAAGCCATCCAAAAGGTTCTCAAGCGCGAGGGAAAGGTTCTCCTCATAAAGCCCGCCGAGTGCAGGAAGTGCGGCTTCGTTTTCAGGCCAGAAATAAACATTCCATCGCGCTGTCCGCGCTGCAAGTCCGAGTGGATAGAGGAGCCTAGGTTTAAAATAGCCCCCAAGTGA
- a CDS encoding DUF655 domain-containing protein, protein MDRYRRHSYRESLEKKRRNVEYEEYAYVLDYLPEGYTDLKTGRRTGRPVAQVIGEKAFTLLEVAPKEDLMLYERVFIGKGQRDKILMINKKIHYDDLTATAKAELPYVVEEIVKNNEERFVQFFNLAPPITNRLHSLELLPGIGKKHMWEIIEERKKEPFKSFEDLRHRVKGLPDPAKMIAKRIVDELEGKDRYRLFVGSRRIFRV, encoded by the coding sequence ATGGATCGCTACAGAAGGCATTCTTATAGGGAGAGCCTCGAGAAAAAGAGGCGGAATGTTGAATATGAAGAGTACGCATACGTGCTGGACTATCTGCCGGAGGGATACACCGATTTGAAGACCGGGAGGAGGACCGGAAGACCTGTGGCCCAGGTAATAGGTGAAAAAGCCTTCACGCTCCTTGAGGTGGCCCCGAAAGAAGATCTGATGCTGTACGAGAGAGTGTTCATAGGCAAGGGCCAGAGGGACAAAATTCTCATGATAAATAAGAAGATCCATTACGATGATCTCACCGCCACGGCCAAGGCCGAGCTTCCCTACGTCGTTGAGGAGATAGTCAAAAACAACGAGGAGCGCTTTGTTCAGTTCTTCAACCTCGCTCCACCGATAACCAACAGGCTCCACAGTCTCGAGCTCCTGCCGGGCATAGGGAAGAAGCACATGTGGGAGATTATAGAGGAGCGCAAGAAAGAGCCCTTTAAGAGCTTCGAGGATCTAAGGCATAGGGTCAAGGGACTCCCTGATCCAGCGAAGATGATAGCCAAGCGCATCGTTGACGAACTGGAAGGCAAGGACAGATACCGCCTCTTCGTTGGCTCGAGGAGGATATTCAGGGTATGA
- a CDS encoding radical SAM protein, with translation MIVAIIDGYTDEPAGLGVPPYLGIYPRYAYGAIKKARNDAEVFYLTIDDLRATFIGENGIATKNKTPNFPKTRQILEKAQVIIYIGGLHTPGKYLSAVPSQVEEVAKFLKPFQGVKILGGPAFMGSAHQGGTKITSRELMLAQEVFDHIVYGDLEAFLHDFFRDPREADPFRFRTYDELRDYALLGAEVVKQFPDFPDFVIVEIETQRGCPKAMGIGGCSFCTEPVRYRTVEDRPVNDIVKEVEILYNLGVRHFRVGRQSCIFSYMAKPNGRVPIPNPEAIEKLFRGIRSVAPDLKTLHVDNANPAVIANYPEESTRIAKALVEYGTPGNVVAFGLESADPKVARLNNLNATPEETYEAVKLLNEIGGKRGYNGMPWLLPGINIIFGLPGETKKSYELTFQFLKRLLDDGLMVRRINIRQVVVFPGTPLWHMRNKVKTEKHKKIIQHYKYKIRHEIDLPMLKRVVPVGTVLRDVRAEVYDNGLTYGRQIGSYPLIVGIPKEVELNRFYDVVIVGHGFRSITGIPVPINVNTESPKVLQQIPGIGKKKVVKLLSRRPFSSKDEFFEVVGKEERNLLEDLITL, from the coding sequence ATGATAGTTGCCATCATCGACGGTTACACAGACGAACCTGCCGGGCTGGGGGTTCCGCCTTATCTTGGCATATACCCAAGGTATGCCTACGGGGCAATTAAAAAGGCCAGAAATGATGCTGAAGTATTCTACCTAACCATAGATGACCTCAGAGCTACGTTCATCGGGGAAAACGGCATAGCAACCAAGAACAAAACTCCAAACTTCCCGAAGACTAGGCAAATCCTTGAAAAGGCTCAAGTTATAATATACATCGGTGGCTTGCACACTCCTGGCAAATATCTTTCGGCAGTTCCATCCCAGGTTGAGGAGGTTGCAAAGTTTCTGAAGCCTTTTCAAGGGGTTAAAATCCTTGGTGGGCCTGCGTTCATGGGCTCCGCCCATCAGGGTGGGACGAAGATAACCTCGCGAGAACTGATGCTGGCCCAGGAGGTTTTTGACCACATCGTTTACGGTGACCTGGAAGCGTTCCTCCATGATTTTTTTAGAGACCCGAGAGAGGCTGACCCATTCAGGTTCAGAACCTATGACGAGCTCCGGGATTACGCGCTCCTTGGGGCTGAAGTTGTCAAACAGTTTCCTGACTTCCCGGATTTTGTAATAGTGGAAATCGAAACGCAGCGCGGCTGTCCAAAGGCTATGGGTATTGGGGGATGCTCCTTCTGCACGGAACCCGTTAGGTACAGAACCGTTGAGGACAGGCCAGTTAATGATATAGTAAAAGAAGTCGAGATTCTCTACAACTTGGGAGTAAGACACTTCCGCGTCGGCAGGCAGAGCTGCATCTTCTCCTATATGGCGAAGCCGAACGGCCGCGTTCCCATACCAAACCCCGAGGCGATAGAGAAGCTCTTCCGTGGAATCCGCTCGGTCGCTCCAGACCTGAAAACCCTCCATGTGGACAACGCCAACCCAGCTGTAATAGCCAACTATCCAGAAGAGAGCACGCGTATAGCGAAGGCCCTTGTTGAATATGGCACTCCGGGGAACGTTGTGGCCTTCGGGCTGGAGAGCGCAGATCCCAAAGTGGCCAGGCTCAACAACCTGAACGCCACTCCCGAGGAAACCTATGAAGCTGTAAAGCTGCTCAACGAAATCGGCGGGAAGAGAGGATACAATGGGATGCCCTGGCTCCTGCCGGGTATAAATATTATCTTCGGCCTTCCAGGAGAGACAAAGAAGAGCTACGAGCTGACGTTCCAATTCCTAAAGAGGCTTCTCGACGACGGTTTGATGGTTAGGAGGATAAACATCCGACAGGTGGTTGTCTTCCCCGGGACTCCGCTATGGCACATGAGAAACAAAGTCAAGACAGAGAAGCACAAGAAGATCATCCAGCACTACAAGTATAAAATCCGTCATGAGATAGATCTGCCGATGCTGAAGCGGGTTGTGCCCGTTGGGACTGTGCTTAGAGACGTTAGGGCTGAGGTTTATGATAACGGCCTTACCTACGGCAGGCAGATAGGAAGCTATCCCCTTATAGTCGGCATTCCAAAGGAGGTCGAGCTGAACCGCTTCTACGATGTGGTAATAGTCGGACACGGCTTCAGGAGTATAACGGGAATTCCAGTACCGATAAACGTTAACACTGAGAGTCCCAAGGTTCTTCAGCAGATTCCGGGGATAGGGAAAAAGAAGGTTGTGAAACTTCTTTCAAGGAGACCGTTCAGCAGTAAGGATGAATTCTTTGAAGTGGTTGGAAAAGAAGAGAGAAACCTCCTGGAGGATTTGATCACCCTGTAG
- a CDS encoding S-layer protein, translated as MKVKKIAALALGAAMVGATVGFASAQPTVPNIPKDFFVNADGTPNVKIVVGSNAAAMDVASAADIAVALGSLLYTTEQVEAQNAYVKVKQEIPPAHIQDWTIYSYNYDTMTVDHNLTDLTGWATAYEELPGDYWFNGTAYTANYTVWAGGFTASVTIPDKDKTGDDQTIDWHITINGIELVSKDPAEWDGTMPPKDADIQIPAGGVEVFLDYVLYNYTVTYTTEVRPEYPEWGVPADYDTVTDWYIGDAENVAADGGTIVGTYDPGVGVGETFSVFGNTYYVLSVGNDTFTAGLDKGTAWYQVGQPQAIEGTDWIVTVLDISIIDQRALVVVKNSVTGEESDQLILEKDNPRDVFGDGRVWLTLRDTFVGIDGHLIASIESQVDVVDYTSGATVVYDGKTWEMTIKTNGTYITNITLTNVDPLEGNPVDIFGTYNLGYSFEIKFLKESDVNYDINGDGNITDTSYAVAYAYISLTEKEPTILEQELTVGDEFEGWTIEGIYADNIILKPVTGPITVMDYEVDLENPGSNLILVGGPVANSVTQYLVDEGISQVDWYNSPGDIEYIQDALGGYDVVIVAGATRTETKAAAEALMQYLAGL; from the coding sequence ATGAAAGTGAAGAAAATCGCGGCCCTTGCCCTTGGTGCCGCAATGGTTGGAGCAACCGTCGGCTTCGCCAGCGCCCAGCCGACCGTCCCGAACATACCGAAGGACTTCTTCGTTAACGCCGATGGAACCCCGAACGTTAAAATCGTCGTTGGAAGTAACGCTGCTGCAATGGACGTTGCCAGTGCCGCTGACATAGCCGTTGCCCTTGGAAGCCTGCTCTACACCACCGAGCAGGTCGAGGCCCAGAACGCTTACGTCAAGGTCAAGCAGGAGATCCCGCCTGCTCACATTCAGGACTGGACCATCTACTCTTACAACTACGACACTATGACCGTTGACCACAACCTCACCGACCTCACCGGATGGGCTACCGCCTACGAGGAGCTTCCGGGCGACTACTGGTTCAACGGCACCGCCTACACCGCTAACTACACCGTCTGGGCCGGTGGATTCACCGCCAGCGTCACCATACCCGACAAGGACAAGACCGGAGATGACCAGACCATAGATTGGCACATCACCATAAACGGCATCGAGCTCGTCTCAAAGGACCCAGCCGAGTGGGACGGCACCATGCCACCAAAGGACGCCGACATACAGATCCCCGCCGGTGGTGTTGAGGTCTTCCTCGACTACGTGCTCTACAACTACACCGTGACCTACACCACTGAGGTTAGGCCAGAGTACCCAGAGTGGGGCGTCCCGGCCGATTACGATACTGTTACTGACTGGTACATCGGCGACGCCGAGAACGTTGCCGCCGATGGCGGAACCATAGTCGGCACCTACGACCCAGGTGTCGGCGTCGGTGAGACCTTCAGCGTCTTCGGCAACACCTACTACGTCCTCAGCGTCGGCAACGACACCTTCACCGCCGGTCTCGACAAGGGCACCGCCTGGTACCAGGTCGGTCAGCCGCAGGCCATCGAGGGCACCGACTGGATCGTCACCGTCCTCGACATAAGCATCATCGACCAGAGGGCCCTCGTTGTCGTCAAGAACTCCGTCACCGGCGAGGAGAGCGACCAGCTCATCCTTGAGAAGGACAACCCACGGGACGTCTTCGGCGACGGTAGGGTGTGGCTCACCCTCAGGGACACCTTCGTCGGTATCGACGGCCACCTCATAGCCAGCATCGAGTCCCAGGTTGATGTCGTTGACTACACGAGCGGTGCCACCGTGGTCTACGATGGCAAGACCTGGGAGATGACCATCAAGACCAACGGCACCTACATAACCAACATCACCCTCACCAACGTCGACCCGCTCGAGGGCAACCCGGTTGACATATTCGGCACCTACAACCTTGGCTACAGCTTCGAGATCAAGTTCCTCAAGGAGAGCGACGTCAACTACGACATCAACGGTGACGGCAACATCACCGACACCAGCTACGCTGTTGCCTACGCCTACATCAGCCTCACCGAGAAGGAGCCCACCATCCTCGAGCAGGAGCTCACCGTTGGCGACGAGTTCGAGGGCTGGACCATCGAGGGCATCTACGCCGACAACATCATCCTCAAGCCGGTCACCGGCCCGATAACCGTCATGGACTACGAGGTTGACCTCGAGAACCCAGGAAGCAACCTCATCCTCGTTGGCGGCCCGGTTGCCAACAGTGTCACCCAGTACCTCGTCGATGAGGGCATCAGCCAGGTCGACTGGTACAACAGCCCAGGCGACATCGAGTACATCCAGGACGCCCTTGGCGGCTACGACGTCGTCATCGTCGCCGGTGCCACCAGGACCGAGACCAAGGCTGCCGCCGAGGCCCTCATGCAGTACCTCGCTGGCCTCTGA
- a CDS encoding tRNA pseudouridine(54/55) synthase Pus10: MIVKKAEEVLENHSLCNHCLGRLFAKLGKGTNEERGGAIRFVLNMERSEKGLEPVEKPARCELCNNVFERLDQFVELCLKASEGIEFSTFWVGSRFPDEVLEKERRIWEEFGIETAEPIKAEFNRELGKALGKRLRKETERDNPDVVFIVEPFSGKVELQINPLYVYGRYRKLVRGIPQTPLPDFEDSVASLICRPFSKATGGKCVFKGAGREDVDVRTLGNGRPFILEIKNPKVRSVDLNVLTEEINGSGKVEVLNLRFVTPKEAEKVLTKNHRKEYLALVLVEDGVTPEEAEEVARKLRGLEIRQRTPWRVRKARADKVRVKRVHDAEARWIDERHFELRLITDGGLYIKELISGDKGRTKPSVSELLGKPAWCEKLDVLNILDD; the protein is encoded by the coding sequence ATGATAGTCAAAAAGGCCGAAGAGGTTCTCGAGAATCACAGTCTCTGCAATCACTGCCTTGGCAGGCTCTTCGCCAAGCTCGGAAAGGGCACCAACGAGGAGCGTGGAGGGGCAATAAGGTTCGTTCTCAACATGGAACGCTCCGAAAAAGGACTGGAACCCGTCGAAAAGCCTGCGAGATGTGAGCTTTGTAACAACGTTTTCGAGAGGCTTGACCAGTTCGTTGAGCTGTGCTTAAAAGCATCTGAAGGGATTGAGTTCTCAACCTTCTGGGTCGGCTCGAGGTTTCCCGATGAGGTGCTTGAGAAGGAAAGGCGAATCTGGGAGGAGTTTGGTATAGAAACAGCCGAGCCGATAAAGGCCGAGTTCAACCGCGAGCTCGGAAAGGCCCTCGGAAAGAGACTGAGAAAGGAAACTGAGAGAGACAACCCCGACGTGGTCTTCATCGTGGAGCCCTTCTCTGGGAAAGTGGAGCTTCAGATAAACCCGCTCTACGTTTATGGCCGCTATAGAAAGCTCGTCAGGGGAATCCCCCAGACGCCCCTACCGGACTTCGAGGACAGCGTTGCGTCGCTGATATGCAGGCCTTTCTCAAAGGCAACTGGGGGGAAGTGCGTCTTTAAGGGTGCAGGGAGGGAGGATGTTGACGTCAGAACCCTCGGCAACGGCAGGCCCTTCATCCTTGAGATAAAGAACCCCAAAGTGAGGAGCGTTGACCTCAACGTCCTCACAGAGGAGATAAACGGGAGTGGAAAGGTTGAAGTGCTTAACCTTCGCTTCGTTACTCCTAAGGAGGCTGAGAAAGTTCTCACCAAGAACCACCGAAAGGAATATCTTGCGCTCGTCCTCGTTGAGGACGGCGTAACTCCCGAGGAAGCCGAGGAAGTCGCGAGAAAGCTTAGAGGACTTGAGATACGCCAGAGGACGCCGTGGCGCGTGAGGAAGGCGCGGGCCGACAAGGTCAGGGTGAAGAGGGTTCACGATGCCGAGGCTAGGTGGATAGACGAGAGGCACTTTGAACTGAGGCTCATAACTGACGGCGGCCTCTACATCAAGGAGTTAATCTCCGGGGATAAGGGAAGGACGAAACCGTCCGTGAGCGAGCTGCTCGGAAAGCCCGCCTGGTGCGAGAAGCTTGATGTGCTGAACATCCTCGATGACTGA
- a CDS encoding 50S ribosomal protein L21e, with the protein MVQKAHSFRRKTRGKLSKKPRRRGLPPLTRFLQEFEVGQRVHIVIEPSYHKGMPDPRFHGRTGTVVGKRGDAYVVQIRDGGKIKTFFIHPVHLRAQKG; encoded by the coding sequence ATGGTTCAGAAGGCCCACAGCTTTAGGAGGAAGACCAGAGGCAAGCTCAGCAAGAAGCCGAGGAGGAGGGGACTTCCCCCGCTCACCAGGTTCCTCCAGGAGTTTGAGGTCGGGCAGAGGGTTCACATCGTCATAGAGCCAAGCTACCACAAGGGAATGCCCGACCCAAGGTTCCACGGTAGAACTGGAACCGTCGTCGGCAAGCGCGGCGATGCTTACGTCGTCCAGATTAGGGACGGCGGCAAGATAAAGACCTTCTTCATCCACCCGGTTCACCTGAGGGCTCAGAAGGGATGA
- a CDS encoding RNA polymerase Rpb4 family protein: protein MIGRKKLEERYLTIAETKELLERRKAEGIEENPEEPMFYEARVSLEHAERFTRLKPEQAVELKEKLMELFDWLDERLAAKLVDLMPEDYFDIRVIFAKEEYLPTKEEAEEIIRLLDDYRE, encoded by the coding sequence ATGATAGGCAGGAAGAAGCTCGAGGAGCGCTATCTTACGATAGCCGAAACGAAAGAGCTCCTCGAGAGGCGCAAGGCTGAGGGCATCGAGGAGAACCCTGAGGAGCCGATGTTTTACGAGGCCAGGGTTAGCCTCGAGCATGCCGAGCGCTTCACCAGGCTCAAGCCAGAACAGGCAGTTGAGCTCAAGGAGAAGCTCATGGAGCTCTTCGACTGGCTCGACGAGAGGTTGGCAGCTAAGCTCGTCGACCTGATGCCGGAGGACTACTTCGACATCCGTGTCATCTTTGCCAAGGAAGAGTACTTGCCAACGAAGGAAGAGGCCGAGGAGATAATAAGGCTCCTCGACGACTACAGGGAGTGA
- the rsmA gene encoding 16S rRNA (adenine(1518)-N(6)/adenine(1519)-N(6))-dimethyltransferase RsmA, which translates to MRERIFSLISKYGLRANSNLGQNFLIVDDIVERNVERAELSESDTVLEIGPGLGVLTDALSKNAGKVYAIEKDPRLVEILKKEYAWPNVEIIEGDALKVDFPVFNKIVSNLPYQISSPVTFKFLRYEFDRAVLIYQLEFAQRMVAKPGDGNYSRLSLMVRAKAHAELVERIGRGAFYPRPKVDSAVVILEPKPKDERIELDENLVKALFQHRRKKVSRALKDSHHMLGLGKAELKAVKGLIASVPHAEKRVFQLSPEEVKEIEDYLRANHIIG; encoded by the coding sequence ATGAGGGAGCGCATCTTTTCTCTTATTTCTAAATATGGGTTACGGGCAAATTCTAATCTCGGCCAGAACTTCCTCATAGTTGATGACATAGTTGAGCGGAACGTTGAGAGGGCTGAACTGAGCGAAAGCGACACGGTTCTTGAGATTGGGCCCGGTTTGGGAGTCCTCACGGACGCGCTGAGCAAGAACGCTGGAAAGGTCTACGCGATAGAGAAAGACCCTCGTCTTGTTGAGATACTAAAAAAGGAGTATGCCTGGCCCAACGTTGAGATAATAGAGGGAGATGCCCTGAAGGTGGACTTTCCTGTGTTCAACAAAATAGTGTCCAACCTTCCCTATCAGATATCCTCACCAGTGACCTTCAAATTTCTCAGATATGAGTTCGACAGGGCAGTTCTGATATACCAGCTCGAATTTGCCCAGAGGATGGTGGCGAAACCTGGAGATGGAAACTACTCCCGCTTATCCTTGATGGTTCGAGCAAAGGCCCACGCCGAGCTCGTCGAGAGGATAGGCAGGGGTGCTTTTTATCCAAGACCAAAGGTGGACTCTGCCGTCGTAATCCTGGAACCCAAGCCTAAAGACGAAAGGATAGAGCTCGACGAGAACCTCGTTAAGGCCCTCTTCCAGCATAGGAGAAAAAAAGTCAGTCGGGCACTGAAGGATTCACATCACATGCTTGGCCTTGGTAAGGCGGAGCTCAAGGCCGTAAAGGGGCTAATAGCCTCGGTTCCACATGCAGAGAAGAGGGTCTTCCAGCTTTCTCCGGAAGAGGTTAAGGAAATAGAGGATTACCTACGGGCCAACCATATCATCGGGTAA
- a CDS encoding ferritin family protein, whose product MYHRLYTMSKEIMWDERVPKLFFELYRDSLGHAEILLRLYHTMFPGENVVQVDIPPLEVELSEDRLREMVFKGNLGDIIEYMMGTERLAHEVYRYLADHATDEKTKATLVWLADIENGHYERLRKIYEALFGDELEKE is encoded by the coding sequence ATGTACCACAGACTCTACACGATGAGCAAAGAGATTATGTGGGATGAACGGGTTCCAAAGCTTTTCTTTGAACTCTACAGGGACAGTTTGGGGCACGCTGAGATATTGCTAAGGCTATACCACACGATGTTTCCCGGGGAAAATGTAGTTCAGGTAGACATCCCTCCCCTGGAGGTGGAGTTATCCGAGGATCGCCTCAGGGAGATGGTGTTTAAGGGGAACCTGGGGGACATCATCGAGTACATGATGGGCACCGAAAGGCTTGCGCACGAGGTCTACCGTTACCTGGCAGATCACGCTACCGACGAAAAAACAAAGGCAACTCTCGTATGGCTGGCTGACATCGAGAATGGACATTACGAGAGGCTCAGGAAGATCTATGAGGCACTCTTCGGGGATGAACTGGAGAAAGAATAA